From a region of the Streptomyces venezuelae genome:
- a CDS encoding pyridoxamine 5'-phosphate oxidase family protein: MTATDSYEPTALTVPTRSRDRARYDHETVHSILDGAYICHLGFIRGGAPVVLPTLYARVGESLYMHGSTGSRPLLAAGRTDPGLPVCVTVTLVDGLVLARSAFHHSINYRSVVVHGTAHQVTDEAECRTALDAMVDAVAPGRSADTRPPTARELAATAVIRVDLAEVSAKIRSGPVNDGAEDLDLPYWAGVVPVAPVYGTPVPAADLTPGIAVPDYLSAL; this comes from the coding sequence ATGACCGCCACCGACAGCTACGAGCCCACCGCCCTCACCGTCCCCACCCGGTCCCGCGACCGGGCGCGCTACGACCACGAGACCGTGCACTCGATACTCGACGGGGCCTACATCTGCCACCTCGGCTTCATCCGCGGCGGCGCGCCCGTGGTCCTGCCCACGCTGTACGCCCGGGTCGGCGAGTCGCTCTACATGCACGGCTCCACCGGATCGCGCCCGCTGCTCGCGGCCGGCCGCACCGACCCGGGCCTGCCCGTCTGCGTGACCGTGACCCTCGTCGACGGACTGGTCCTGGCCCGCTCGGCCTTCCACCACTCGATCAACTACCGCTCGGTGGTCGTGCACGGCACCGCCCACCAGGTCACGGACGAGGCCGAGTGCCGCACGGCCCTCGACGCCATGGTCGACGCCGTCGCCCCGGGCCGCTCGGCCGACACCCGGCCGCCCACCGCCCGGGAGCTGGCCGCCACCGCGGTGATCCGCGTGGACCTCGCCGAGGTGTCCGCGAAGATCCGCAGCGGTCCGGTGAACGACGGAGCCGAGGACCTGGACCTGCCCTACTGGGCGGGCGTGGTCCCGGTGGCCCCGGTGTACGGGACCCCGGTGCCCGCCGCGGACCTGACCCCCGGCATCGCCGTCCCGGACTACCTCAGCGCGCTCTGA
- a CDS encoding EamA family transporter, translated as MQASGRNAGLGLALVSAFAFGGSGVAAKPLIEAGLDPLHMVWLRVAGAALVLSPLAWRHRDLVLRRPALLAGFGLVAVAGVQAFYFASLSRIPVGVALLLEYLGPALLLGYIRFVQRKPVTRGAAAGAAVAVVGLACVVEIWAGLSLDLLGVLFGLAAACCQAFYFVFADQGADGDDAPDPLGVIAYGMLVGTLVMTVIARPWQMDWQVLGGEASVGGTMVPAPVLLAWVVLVATVFAYLTGVVSVRRLSPQIAGVVAFLEAVVATVFAWILLGEHLSTWQIVGGGLVLGGAFIAQSSRPAPATAPAAAVAAVAATAASEPAALDREPSPAAKG; from the coding sequence ATGCAAGCGTCAGGGAGAAATGCCGGACTGGGCCTCGCCCTCGTCTCGGCGTTCGCGTTCGGTGGTTCCGGAGTGGCGGCGAAGCCGCTGATAGAAGCGGGTCTGGATCCCCTCCACATGGTCTGGCTCAGGGTCGCCGGGGCGGCCCTCGTACTGTCCCCGCTCGCCTGGCGCCACCGTGACCTCGTGCTGCGCAGGCCCGCGCTGCTCGCGGGCTTCGGGCTGGTCGCCGTCGCGGGTGTGCAGGCCTTCTACTTCGCCTCCCTGTCCCGCATCCCCGTCGGCGTGGCCCTGCTGCTGGAGTACCTGGGCCCGGCGCTGCTGCTCGGCTACATCCGCTTCGTGCAGCGCAAGCCCGTCACGCGCGGTGCCGCCGCGGGCGCGGCCGTGGCCGTCGTGGGACTGGCCTGCGTGGTCGAGATCTGGGCCGGGCTGAGCCTGGACCTGCTCGGCGTGCTCTTCGGTCTCGCCGCCGCCTGCTGCCAGGCGTTCTACTTCGTCTTCGCCGACCAGGGCGCCGACGGGGACGACGCACCCGACCCGCTCGGCGTCATCGCGTACGGCATGCTCGTCGGCACCCTGGTGATGACCGTGATCGCCCGGCCCTGGCAGATGGACTGGCAGGTGCTGGGCGGCGAGGCCTCCGTCGGCGGGACGATGGTGCCCGCGCCGGTGCTGCTCGCCTGGGTGGTGCTGGTCGCGACCGTCTTCGCCTACCTGACCGGCGTGGTCTCGGTGCGCCGGCTCTCGCCCCAGATCGCCGGAGTCGTGGCCTTCCTGGAGGCGGTCGTCGCCACCGTCTTCGCCTGGATCCTGCTCGGCGAGCACCTGTCCACCTGGCAGATCGTCGGCGGCGGCCTGGTGCTGGGCGGCGCCTTCATCGCACAGTCCTCCCGGCCGGCACCCGCGACCGCACCGGCCGCGGCGGTGGCGGCCGTGGCGGCGACGGCCGCGTCCGAGCCCGCCGCCCTGGACCGCGAGCCGTCCCCGGCCGCCAAGGGTTAA
- a CDS encoding CPBP family intramembrane glutamic endopeptidase has translation MGWSQRDGRTESGVRTEPEPVFVELDEDGRRSLLRTETLLVLALSLGASGLSALISFIGSLTKPGGLKDQAATLNGSYAPGRPWLDLAWQLFGIASALVPVLLVAHLLTREGAPGLRVLGFDRTRPWWDLGRGALVAAGIGSAGLAFYLGARAGGFNLTVVPEALPDVWWKFPVLILSALQNAVVEEVIVLAYLLRRLGQLGWSPTAALVASSVLRGSYHLYQGIGGFIGNVVMGVVFVLAYRRWGRVAPLVVAHALLDIVAFGGYALLAGKVGWLPTP, from the coding sequence ATGGGGTGGTCGCAACGGGATGGCAGGACGGAGTCGGGCGTGCGGACGGAGCCGGAGCCGGTGTTCGTGGAACTGGACGAGGACGGGCGGCGGAGCCTGCTGCGCACCGAGACGCTGCTCGTCCTCGCGCTGTCGCTGGGTGCGAGCGGGCTCTCGGCGCTGATCAGCTTCATCGGCTCGCTCACCAAGCCCGGCGGTCTCAAGGACCAGGCGGCCACCCTCAACGGCTCCTACGCCCCGGGCCGGCCCTGGCTGGACCTGGCCTGGCAGCTGTTCGGCATCGCGAGCGCCCTGGTGCCCGTACTGCTGGTGGCGCACCTGCTGACCCGCGAGGGCGCCCCCGGGCTCCGCGTACTGGGCTTCGACCGCACCCGTCCCTGGTGGGACCTGGGCCGGGGCGCCCTCGTCGCGGCCGGGATCGGAAGTGCGGGGCTCGCCTTCTACCTGGGCGCCCGGGCCGGTGGATTCAACCTCACGGTGGTGCCGGAGGCACTGCCCGACGTGTGGTGGAAGTTCCCCGTGCTGATCCTCTCCGCACTGCAGAACGCCGTGGTGGAGGAGGTCATCGTGCTGGCCTACCTGCTGCGCAGGCTCGGCCAGCTGGGCTGGTCGCCGACGGCCGCACTGGTGGCCAGTTCGGTGCTGCGCGGCTCGTACCACCTCTACCAGGGCATCGGCGGCTTCATCGGCAACGTGGTGATGGGCGTCGTCTTCGTCCTCGCCTACCGACGCTGGGGCCGGGTGGCACCTCTCGTCGTCGCGCACGCGCTCCTCGACATCGTGGCCTTCGGCGGGTACGCCCTGCTCGCGGGCAAGGTGGGCTGGCTGCCGACACCGTGA
- a CDS encoding glutamate-cysteine ligase family protein — MGEKVVAGGFDLSDRQRYRRKLHECLEGLERLLAEKRFDRPKNMMGLEIELNLAGADGLPRMLNAQVLERIASPDFQTELGMFNLEVNVLPHRLGGRVFDQLAEELSAGLGYAHRQAAEIDAGVVMIGILPTISRADLVAANLSAVDRYSLLNEQILMMRGEDFTLDIDGVERLIWTSGSIVPEAACTSVQLHLQVTPARFPAVWNAAQAVTAVQIAVGANSPFLFGRELWRESRPPLFTQATDTRPPELQAQGVRPRTWFGERWVDSAYELFAENVRYFPALLPICDEEEPLRVLAEGGIPGLQELVLHNGTVYRWNRPVYGVADGVPHLRVENRVLPAGPTVADVVANAAFYYGLVRTLADEPRPVWTRLPFAEAEANFDAACRYGIDARLRWPRRGRAGGLASVPAVRLVLDELLPMAAAGLDAWSIEPADRDHYLGIIEERCRRRVNGATWQVDTYHRALAAGLERDEALAATTRRYAELMHKGDPVHTWPVGLTEEVSASAPVVR, encoded by the coding sequence ATGGGGGAGAAGGTCGTGGCAGGCGGATTCGACCTGTCCGATCGGCAGCGGTATCGAAGGAAGCTCCACGAGTGCCTGGAGGGACTGGAGCGGCTCCTGGCGGAGAAGAGGTTCGATCGCCCGAAGAACATGATGGGACTGGAGATCGAGCTGAATCTCGCGGGTGCCGACGGGTTGCCGAGAATGCTGAATGCACAGGTGCTGGAGCGGATTGCGAGCCCCGATTTCCAGACCGAGCTGGGAATGTTCAATCTGGAGGTGAACGTCCTTCCGCACCGGCTCGGCGGCCGGGTTTTCGACCAGCTCGCCGAGGAACTCAGCGCCGGACTCGGCTATGCCCACCGGCAGGCCGCGGAGATCGACGCCGGAGTGGTGATGATCGGTATTCTGCCGACGATCTCCCGCGCGGACCTGGTCGCCGCGAACCTGTCGGCGGTGGACCGCTACTCGCTGCTCAACGAGCAGATCCTGATGATGCGCGGAGAGGACTTCACCCTCGACATCGACGGCGTCGAACGGCTGATCTGGACCTCCGGGTCGATCGTGCCGGAGGCAGCCTGCACCTCCGTACAACTGCACCTGCAGGTGACCCCGGCCCGGTTCCCGGCGGTGTGGAACGCGGCGCAGGCGGTGACCGCGGTGCAGATAGCCGTCGGCGCCAACTCGCCTTTCCTGTTCGGACGTGAGCTGTGGCGGGAGTCGCGGCCGCCGCTGTTCACGCAGGCCACCGACACCCGGCCGCCCGAGCTCCAGGCCCAGGGCGTGCGGCCGCGCACCTGGTTCGGGGAGCGCTGGGTGGACTCGGCGTACGAGCTCTTCGCCGAGAACGTCCGCTACTTCCCCGCCCTGCTGCCCATCTGCGACGAGGAGGAGCCGCTGCGGGTGCTCGCCGAGGGCGGGATACCCGGGCTGCAGGAACTGGTCCTGCACAACGGCACCGTCTACCGGTGGAACCGGCCCGTGTACGGGGTCGCCGACGGGGTGCCGCACCTGCGCGTGGAGAACCGGGTGCTGCCGGCCGGGCCCACCGTCGCCGACGTCGTCGCCAACGCCGCCTTCTACTACGGGCTCGTACGCACCCTCGCGGACGAACCACGCCCGGTGTGGACCCGGCTGCCCTTCGCCGAGGCGGAGGCGAACTTCGACGCGGCCTGCCGGTACGGGATCGACGCGCGGCTGCGGTGGCCGCGCCGCGGCCGGGCCGGAGGGCTGGCGAGCGTGCCGGCCGTACGGCTGGTCCTGGACGAGCTGCTGCCGATGGCCGCGGCGGGGCTGGACGCCTGGAGCATCGAGCCCGCGGACCGGGACCACTACCTCGGCATCATCGAGGAGCGCTGCCGGCGCCGGGTGAACGGGGCGACCTGGCAGGTGGACACCTACCACCGGGCGCTCGCCGCCGGTCTGGAGCGGGACGAGGCGCTGGCCGCCACGACCCGGCGGTATGCCGAGCTGATGCACAAGGGCGACCCGGTGCACACCTGGCCGGTCGGACTGACGGAGGAGGTGAGCGCCTCGGCGCCCGTCGTGCGCTGA
- a CDS encoding DUF5999 family protein: MCQHQPACPSAESADREAARPVANHPEQGWSLLCNGVLLFEDTGELLPDGQIIAPHRPLAAA, encoded by the coding sequence ATGTGCCAGCACCAGCCAGCCTGCCCGTCAGCCGAATCCGCCGACCGGGAGGCCGCGCGCCCGGTGGCCAACCACCCGGAGCAGGGCTGGAGCCTGCTGTGCAATGGCGTCCTGCTCTTCGAGGACACCGGTGAACTGCTGCCGGACGGCCAGATCATCGCCCCGCACCGGCCGCTCGCGGCGGCCTGA
- a CDS encoding DMT family transporter produces the protein MSNHSPAAGRSLLYLVVAGAAWGTAGAAASLLFLASDLGPLALSFWRCAGGLLVLLGVLAVRGSRPGPGRVRPSAASLIGTGLLFTLFQAAYFASVQATGLAVGTVVTLGAGPVIIALGARYWMGERLGSGGVLAVLGALAGLAVLVLGSGGGEVRPLGVGWALLSAAGYAGMTLRARWLGQRGAGGDPLVTTAWSVAVGTVCLLPLAAVEGLLPHTADLGRVLWLLVYVATVPTALAYALYFTGAAAVRAATVSVIMLIEPVSAAVIAVLLLGERLTGAVVLGTVLLLTAVGALIVAEARRPATPAPVPASTPAPVPAPAPRGPQSALR, from the coding sequence GTGTCGAACCATTCGCCCGCTGCCGGGCGCAGTCTGCTGTACCTCGTCGTCGCCGGAGCCGCCTGGGGCACCGCCGGGGCGGCCGCCTCCCTCCTCTTCCTGGCCAGTGACCTCGGCCCGCTCGCCCTGTCCTTCTGGCGCTGCGCGGGCGGGCTCCTGGTGCTGCTCGGGGTGCTCGCCGTACGAGGCTCCCGGCCCGGCCCGGGGCGCGTACGGCCCTCCGCCGCCTCGCTGATCGGGACCGGGCTCCTCTTCACCCTCTTCCAGGCCGCCTACTTCGCCTCCGTGCAGGCCACCGGCCTCGCGGTCGGCACCGTGGTCACCCTCGGCGCCGGGCCCGTGATCATCGCTCTGGGCGCCCGGTACTGGATGGGCGAGCGGCTCGGCTCGGGCGGCGTGCTCGCCGTGCTGGGGGCGCTGGCCGGGCTGGCCGTCCTCGTGCTGGGCAGCGGCGGCGGTGAGGTGCGCCCGCTCGGTGTCGGCTGGGCCCTGCTGTCGGCCGCCGGGTACGCCGGGATGACCCTGCGGGCGCGGTGGCTCGGGCAGCGCGGGGCGGGCGGGGACCCGCTGGTGACCACCGCCTGGTCGGTCGCGGTGGGCACGGTGTGCCTGCTGCCGCTCGCCGCCGTGGAGGGCCTGCTGCCGCACACCGCCGACCTCGGGCGGGTGCTCTGGCTGCTGGTGTACGTCGCCACCGTGCCGACCGCGCTGGCGTACGCGCTCTACTTCACGGGTGCCGCGGCGGTACGGGCCGCCACCGTTTCGGTGATCATGCTGATCGAGCCGGTGAGCGCGGCCGTGATCGCCGTGCTGCTGCTCGGGGAACGGCTGACCGGTGCCGTGGTCCTCGGCACCGTACTGCTGCTGACGGCGGTGGGCGCACTGATCGTGGCGGAGGCGCGGCGGCCGGCGACCCCCGCGCCCGTGCCCGCGTCCACTCCCGCGCCCGTGCCCGCTCCCGCGCCGCGTGGCCCTCAGAGCGCGCTGAGGTAG
- a CDS encoding aminotransferase class I/II-fold pyridoxal phosphate-dependent enzyme, whose amino-acid sequence MLGDYRITGRRAADIAAGVEAGVASGALPPGSLLPPMRELAGELGVNPNTVAAAYRTLRERGVIETDGRRGSRVRSRPSSTPRDALRMAVPEGVRDLAEGSPDVSLLPALEGPLAAAARRYGQAPTLYGADPVAPELAELARAGFDADGVPPGPVAVSSGALDAIERVLTAHLRAGDAVAVEDPGWGGALDLVPALGLRVLPVAVDDDGPRPEAVARALEAGARALVVTSRAQNPTGAAVSARRAGELRELLAGHPEVLLIEDDHGNGIVDLPLHPLGGVTRHWVLVRSTAKAYGPDLRLAVLTGDAVTLDRLRGRQRLGPGWVSRLLQYAVVELWTSGAVDPAAVARSYAARRDALVEALRERGVRAHGRSGLNVWVPVADETVVVTRLLSAGWGVCAGAVFRVESGPGVRLTVSQLAVDDLPALADAVAAAVSVGAAGVRYD is encoded by the coding sequence GTGCTAGGAGACTATCGGATCACAGGACGGCGCGCAGCGGATATCGCGGCCGGAGTGGAAGCGGGCGTGGCATCGGGCGCGCTCCCGCCGGGCTCGTTGCTGCCGCCGATGCGGGAGCTGGCGGGCGAACTGGGGGTGAACCCCAACACGGTGGCCGCGGCCTACCGGACGCTGCGCGAGCGCGGGGTCATCGAAACCGACGGGCGGCGCGGCAGCCGGGTGCGGTCCCGCCCGTCGAGCACGCCTCGGGACGCACTGCGCATGGCGGTGCCGGAGGGCGTACGGGACCTCGCGGAGGGCAGTCCGGACGTGTCCCTGCTCCCCGCGCTGGAGGGGCCGCTGGCGGCGGCCGCCCGGAGGTACGGGCAGGCGCCGACGCTCTACGGCGCGGACCCGGTCGCCCCGGAGCTCGCGGAACTGGCCCGGGCCGGCTTCGACGCGGACGGGGTGCCGCCGGGGCCGGTGGCGGTGAGCTCGGGCGCGCTGGACGCCATCGAACGGGTGCTCACCGCCCATCTGCGGGCGGGCGACGCGGTGGCGGTCGAGGACCCGGGCTGGGGCGGGGCGCTGGACCTGGTCCCGGCGCTCGGCCTGCGCGTGCTGCCGGTGGCCGTGGACGACGACGGGCCCCGGCCGGAGGCGGTGGCCCGGGCACTGGAGGCCGGGGCGCGGGCGCTGGTGGTGACCTCGCGGGCGCAGAACCCGACCGGGGCCGCGGTGTCCGCGCGCCGCGCGGGCGAACTGCGGGAGCTGCTGGCGGGCCACCCCGAGGTGCTGCTGATCGAGGACGACCACGGGAACGGGATCGTCGACCTGCCGTTGCATCCGCTGGGCGGGGTGACCCGGCACTGGGTGCTGGTGCGGTCCACGGCGAAGGCGTACGGGCCGGACCTGCGGCTCGCCGTGCTGACGGGCGACGCGGTCACGCTGGACCGGCTGCGGGGGCGGCAGCGGCTCGGGCCGGGCTGGGTGAGCCGGCTGCTGCAGTACGCGGTGGTGGAGCTGTGGACCTCGGGCGCGGTGGACCCGGCGGCGGTGGCCCGCTCGTACGCGGCACGGCGGGACGCCCTGGTCGAGGCGCTGCGGGAGCGGGGGGTGCGGGCGCACGGGCGCAGCGGCCTGAACGTCTGGGTTCCGGTCGCCGACGAGACGGTGGTGGTGACCAGGCTGCTGTCCGCCGGTTGGGGGGTGTGCGCCGGAGCGGTCTTCCGGGTCGAGTCGGGACCGGGTGTGCGGCTGACGGTGTCGCAGCTGGCGGTGGACGACCTGCCGGCCCTGGCCGACGCGGTGGCCGCGGCGGTCAGTGTGGGGGCGGCGGGGGTGCGGTACGACTGA
- a CDS encoding PadR family transcriptional regulator produces MRSHGQHGHDHGHDHGRGHDHCGPDRREGFKGRRAAFGPFGPPFGAGPFGGRGGRGGPRGRARRGDVRASILALLADRPMHGYEMIQEIGERSGGAWKPSPGSVYPTLQLLEDEGLIASASEGGKKLFTLTDAGRTEAESGPDAPWADAGRGFDFEAMQEVRTAGVGLMEAFAQVFKTGSPQQREKALGVVNDARKKLYLILADEH; encoded by the coding sequence ATGCGTTCACACGGACAGCACGGACACGACCACGGGCATGACCACGGACGGGGTCACGACCACTGCGGGCCCGATCGTCGGGAGGGATTCAAGGGGCGGCGCGCCGCCTTCGGCCCGTTCGGCCCGCCCTTCGGCGCAGGCCCCTTCGGCGGCCGCGGCGGACGCGGGGGACCGCGTGGCCGGGCCCGGCGCGGCGATGTGCGCGCCTCGATCCTGGCGCTGCTCGCCGACCGGCCGATGCACGGCTACGAGATGATCCAGGAGATCGGCGAGCGCAGCGGCGGGGCCTGGAAGCCCAGCCCCGGCTCGGTCTACCCGACCCTGCAGCTGCTGGAGGACGAGGGCCTGATCGCCAGTGCGAGCGAGGGCGGCAAGAAGCTGTTCACGCTCACCGACGCCGGCCGCACCGAGGCCGAGTCGGGCCCGGACGCCCCCTGGGCGGATGCCGGGCGCGGCTTCGACTTCGAGGCGATGCAGGAGGTACGGACGGCCGGCGTCGGCCTGATGGAGGCCTTCGCGCAGGTCTTCAAGACCGGCTCGCCCCAGCAGCGGGAGAAGGCGCTCGGGGTCGTCAACGACGCCCGCAAGAAGCTCTACCTGATCCTGGCCGACGAGCACTGA
- a CDS encoding SRPBCC family protein, translated as MAEVTAESRIEASAAQLWSQLTDWDAYGQWSMTHTNFPQGGPENLAVGATFAENMKMMGFPAEVVWTVSELEVERLFAITGKGPMGVAVLTRYTLTPDGEATTVCIDGEFTGAAVSLMAGKLKDSATAALNESLRKLAGLVV; from the coding sequence ATGGCCGAAGTCACCGCGGAATCACGCATCGAGGCGTCCGCCGCGCAGCTCTGGTCCCAGCTGACGGACTGGGACGCGTACGGGCAGTGGAGCATGACCCACACGAACTTCCCCCAGGGCGGACCCGAGAACCTCGCGGTCGGCGCCACCTTCGCGGAGAACATGAAGATGATGGGCTTCCCCGCCGAGGTCGTCTGGACCGTCTCCGAGCTGGAGGTCGAGCGCCTCTTCGCCATCACGGGCAAGGGCCCGATGGGCGTGGCGGTCCTCACCCGGTACACCCTGACCCCGGACGGCGAGGCCACCACCGTCTGCATCGACGGCGAGTTCACCGGGGCCGCCGTGTCCCTGATGGCGGGCAAGCTCAAGGACTCGGCCACCGCCGCCCTGAACGAGTCGCTGCGCAAGCTGGCCGGCCTGGTCGTCTGA
- a CDS encoding PhzF family phenazine biosynthesis protein, which produces MRIRIVDAFTDRPFHGNPAAVLLLDTGFPSDAWLQQVACEMNLSETAFAHPLPPGGDADWALRWFTPAAEVDMCGHATLATAHVLATSGLATGRVRFSARCGILTTETADDGTVTMDFPTSSLTPVPAPAAVDHALGGPPILSVHDTADHIGDLVVELADEKTVRELEPDHAALRAFARRGVIVTAPAEDPSLGYDFVSRGFFPAFGIDEDPVTGSAHTALAPFWAQRLGRTELTGLQGGARRGLVRVTLAGDRTLLAGRAVTVVDGELLASPPGAGQAG; this is translated from the coding sequence ATGCGCATCCGAATCGTCGACGCCTTCACCGACCGTCCCTTCCACGGGAACCCCGCCGCCGTGCTGCTCCTCGACACCGGGTTCCCCTCGGACGCCTGGCTCCAGCAGGTCGCCTGCGAGATGAACCTCTCCGAGACCGCCTTCGCCCACCCCCTGCCCCCCGGCGGGGACGCCGACTGGGCGCTGCGCTGGTTCACCCCGGCGGCCGAGGTCGACATGTGCGGCCACGCCACCCTGGCGACCGCGCACGTACTGGCCACGAGCGGGCTCGCCACGGGACGGGTCCGCTTCTCCGCGCGCTGCGGGATCCTCACCACCGAGACCGCCGATGACGGCACGGTCACCATGGACTTCCCGACGTCCTCGCTGACCCCGGTGCCCGCGCCGGCCGCCGTGGACCACGCGCTGGGCGGTCCCCCGATCCTCTCCGTGCACGACACCGCCGACCACATCGGCGACCTCGTCGTGGAGCTCGCCGACGAGAAGACCGTCCGCGAGCTGGAGCCGGACCACGCGGCCCTGCGCGCCTTCGCCCGGCGGGGGGTGATCGTCACGGCGCCTGCCGAGGATCCCTCACTCGGGTACGACTTCGTCTCCCGCGGCTTCTTCCCCGCCTTCGGGATCGACGAGGACCCGGTCACCGGGAGCGCCCACACCGCGCTCGCCCCGTTCTGGGCGCAGCGGCTGGGGCGGACCGAGCTGACCGGCCTCCAGGGCGGTGCGCGGCGCGGTCTCGTACGGGTGACGCTGGCGGGCGACCGCACCCTGCTGGCCGGCCGGGCCGTCACGGTCGTCGACGGTGAGCTCCTCGCCTCCCCGCCGGGAGCCGGACAGGCGGGGTGA